Sequence from the Cryptococcus neoformans var. neoformans JEC21 chromosome 1, complete sequence genome:
CCCTCCATTGCCTGGAGCCATCGACCAAGCTGCTGTAGCTGCGGCCGTTGACTATGGAGACCGGGGTGAGATgggtgggaagaggagaaagctCCCTCACCAACGTGCCGGCTGGGCTGACATGGAGAATTCTCAAAGTAAAAAGAGACGCACTCGCAAGTCTGAAGATGCCCCTCATCTCGTTGGTTCCAATGCTGGTAGATCTGCCTCTCCTGCCGGGTCCCAAAGGGCTAGTGCCGGCGTCCAGGGTGAAGTCCAGATTCCTGCAGGCCAGGATCTGAGCTCTCTCACTGAGTTGAGCAGGATGGCTCTTGAAGGCGTTACCGGAGAGACTCTCCAGGCCCAGGAAGTTCAGGAACCTAAGCCTCAACAGGGCACACATGAGATTGACCCAACTTTGGCCTCCGTTCACGAGCCTAGgccagctcctcctcctgagCCTCCAATGTAAGTCCAGAACTAGTCAACCTTATCACATCGATGAAGCTCACGAAGCTACAGCAGCAATGAAAAGCTTTCTCGAGCCGAGCAGAACAAGCGCGCTCAGCAAGCTTTCCGACGAAGGCGTGAAGAACACATGAAGAGGCTTGAGGCCGAGTCGGCTCATTTGCAGGTCGTCCTCAAGCAATGCCAGGAAAAAGACATCATTATCAAGGACCTTGTTCTCGTAAGTTGATTAGCTATAAGTCATCGAACGCATTGTCTTACAGCCTCAATGCACAGGGCCAGCAAACCGACAGGATTCGAATTGCCGCCCTCGAATCCCTCATTAAACACCTTGCCCCTCATGTCAACATCCCTCTTCTTACCCCGGAGGGCGAGCTTAACATTCCCGAAGACCCTATTGCCACTTCTGGTCACTCTGGGGACGATTCCGTAGTTGAAGTTGGCGAGATGAGAAGTGACCCTGAGCTTGAGAGGGCCTTTGATGTTCTTGAGAGGCAGAGTAGGGAGGTTGCAAAGGTGAACTTCAAATTGTAATTGACATTGATATAACATCATTGCGAGAGTTATGTATAGCCTAAAAAAGATATCGTAGTTTCAGTCGACAGTACGAAATGTAATACCATCCAATGCGGAAAGTACCCGTTTGTCACGATGTGCATGTATCCATCGATGAGGATATAGTTGTACGAAGATATATGGATGGTAGGAACAAGCCCGAAGTGAACAACAAACAAATAAAAGCAACCACCTCCACATCATCGCTTACCCGCTTACTTCACTCGCGTAGGGCTAAATACCTTCCGTCGTTCATGACGGTGACGAAAGTTGTGTGGTCCGAGACGTAACATTGTTTTATAACCGTTTACAATTCACTATCGCCATTCTTTTCGCCATTGAAGACCAACTTGTCTATCGCCTACAATTGCAATCTCCATCATCAAGGTCTGACAAAAGATGGAAACGGCTCCGCTCACTCTCAAGGTGTTCGTGGAGGTTCTGTTGATATGATTAAGTGCCCTTTGTGCTGACATGGGTTTTAAGCTTACATATATCCCCCTTGACTCTCATTCCAACATCAAACCCCGATGCATCAGCTTCCATCCCACCTATTCCTCTCccgccgcctccgcctcccGCAGGATTCAACTTTTCGCCCACGCCCAACTACCCACCACCCTTCGGCTCGATCCCGTTAGGTTCCAAACTCGACCTTAGAGTAGGCCTCGAGAATGTCCATCGGCAGCGGTATGGCGTGCATGGAGtaaggatgatggtggaggtCCAATCTGCGTCAGGTCGAGTGCGATTGGGTGAGGCCATACATGGTCAAATATCCGACACTTCCAGCGAACAACCGCTTCAAGAAGGGCAGGAAAGTCAGTTACCAGAACTCAAGTTTGGCGAAATGGTTGAACTGGGGGTGGAGAGTGAGATGAAGGACCTAGGTTTGGGTGTCGTGATTGTGAGCGTAGCTTGGGAGACACTGGATGGGCGAAAGACATTTCAAAGGTTCTTCAAGTTCAACGTAGGTTGGTTTGTCGGGATGAACTGGATGCATAAACTGACTATATATCGATAGATTATAACACCTCTGGGAATCAAGACTCGGGTTCAGATACCCTCCCATCCTAATTCAACACTTTCGCTTTCTCTGCGCGAACAGACTTACCTCGAAGTGTTCATGCAGAACACATCCCTCGAAAGTATGCTCATATCTGGGATATCGCTGGAACCAGTAGAAGGATTGAAGGTGAACAAAATAGGAGGCTCGGAGATGGACGGCGAGGAACTGATAGTAGGGGGCACGAGGCAGTATCTGTTTGTGGTTGATTCGTCTCCATCAAATGACGACGAAGGTGCGAAACAAGGCAAGTCTATATTCCCACCAACATATCCTGCGGGCGCAGTGCTCCCTCTTGGAAGACTATTGGTTGAATGGATTTCGGGTCCTTATCATACCCCTGGTAAACTCCTTACTTCTATGCTCAATCGTCGTGCCCCTGCTCCCCGGCTTCCTTCAATCACTCAACCTCATCCCACACCCACCCGAACACTGAGTGCAGCCCCGCCCACTCCCAGCAAAGGGCCAACAGCTCTTGACACTGGCTCTGGGACACTCGCCACACCTCGGCGAGGGCTTAGCCCCAATCCCGATTCAATACCTTCCCCGCGACACCGTCCGCtaccatctccttcaccaaAGTGGGCATTCGATTTGACTTTAAATGGTTCGCGAAAAGTCCCTTTGCAGTCTGAGTGGTATCTCACACTCAATCTTGCGGTGCGATCGGCAGCCCCTATCCAGGATTCCTCAGAAGAACAAGCAGTGCCTACACTACCACGATTAGGTATACAGTACTTAACACCAGTCGAACCGCCTCTTGTAGATGGTGCGCAATCGGAAACAGACCACAGTAGACAGTCACAGCAAGGCAATCCTCAGATGATGCTCTCTCCACCCTCCCGCACTTCCACTCCCGCTTCACCGGCATTATCCTCCGCCGGCCGCCCATTGTCGCCATTCACAACCACTTCAACGGCATCAACATCAATCGCTGGTATCTCCGGAATAAGCAGATCTACCACTCCTTTGAGAGCAGAGTTGAAATCTGCAGTGGGCAGCATGATTGGGCCGAACCCTTTTACGAGCGCTTTTTTCAAAAAGATACAGACCGCCCCTGATGACGAccaggaggagaaggaatcTAGGGCGTCTTTTCCCCCTATAGCCAGTGTCGTACCCAACCCCGATTACAAACCTTCCGCATCTCTAGATAAAAGCGCAGGCCCTGTGCAAATTTACCACATCGGATCTTCGCTCATCTTCCCCGATTTCCCGCCTCTTACTCCCAAATTTGAGAATCTTGGGCTACAACCACTGTCTGCTGGTGGatcagaaaagaaagagagggaaagcGAAAAAGTAGCAAAGAAGTATTGGGAGACGAGTGTGCAGTGGCAATGGAAATTTGTTGGATTTGAAGAGGGACTCGGAGTACTGGGAGGCGCGAGAGTTCTGATTTctgaaggtgaagatgaaggcgTAATTGGACGGGAGTGGGAGTGTTTGGGGGATGTCACGGTGTCGTGACTGCGTGTATTGACATATACTCATTCCAACTATGCCCGATGTGCATTTTTTATTACCAGCCTATGCAATCATCGAAACCGCTGGAGCTCTTTTATTTATCAGTGCAATTAAGGAGTATGTCCGGCATGAGAACTGGGCGTTGAAATCTGATCCAAGGTACGAGGAGTCCGCGCGGCTGCCTTCGTTTGCTCCTTTATCGCAATTCTGTAACCCTCGGTTCTCGAGTTCTCCCCCTTTTGTTTCGATACGCATGGCGTTCGGCCACCCTGTCGCAATTGTAAAAGTTGTTTTGCAAACGGTACAGCACATTTAAGCAACTACAGCTAGAGAAAATGCATGAAGTTGACCAATTACAACTCCATTCCAACTACTTACTTTTTCCTATGCTCTATTCTCGCGTGAACCTCCATCGCACACGTTACGGCAAATCATCTATAACAGCCAAAAGGTATACTTTTCACATCTTACCACTTCCTAGAGTCGTCCTTGTAATTGACATAGAACTTCTTCAAGTCCTCGACATCCTCCTTACTGCCCAAGAAGACTGGGCATCGACCGTGAATAGACGTGGGGACAATGTCGAGAATACGTTGAGAACCGGTAGTGGCAACACCACCAGCCTGTTCAGTGAGGAAAGACATGGGGAAGGCTTCGTAAAGCATTCTCAGTTTACcatccttgctcttcttgtcaTCAGGGTACCCAAAGATACCGCCGTACAATAACGTTCGGTGAACATCGGCAACCATGGAACCAATGTACCTCGCAGAGTAAGGCTTGCCGTTCTCGGGATACTTGATGCTGTTAAGGTAGTCGTTGGTAGGGGGGTAGAAGTGCAAAGAGTTTCCTTCGTTGAAGGAGTAGATCTTGCCTCGAGAGGGGATCTTGATAGCAGGGTGGGTGAGGATAAATTCTCCGAGGGACTATTGAGGAAATGTCAGCAACAACCCCCCAGGTCGAAAACTATAGATTTACTGACCTCATCGAGGGTGAAACCGTCGACGCCGTTGCCGGTGGACAAGACAAGGTTACATGAAGAACCGTACATGGTATAACCAGCAGCAACCATTTCCCTACCGGGACGAAGAACGTCCTCAACGGTACCCCTAGAGCCCTCTTGCTGCAGTAGGTTTTAGCATTTCATTGCTTGTTAAGAAAGGGAAATTACGCACCACCTTGTAGACGCCGAAAATGGTACCGACATTAACACCAGCGTCAATGTTGCTAGAGCCGTCAAGAGGGTCAAAGACGACACAGCTAAATAAAAAGTCAATAACGGCTCATAATCTAGCGAACAGGATTAGACTCACTAGGTTCCCTTGATTCCACTAACAATGATAGCTTCGTCAACCTCCTCACTAACCATGACGGAGCACTTTCCACTGGCGCTCAAAGCATTGACCATGATGTCATTTGAAAGCACAtccagcttcttctgatCCTCACCCTGGACGTTGGAAGCACCGGCAAGACCAACGAGGTTGATCAGACGAGCTTTTCGAACATTAGAAGCG
This genomic interval carries:
- a CDS encoding fructose-bisphosphatase, putative, producing MAAPQATLGADLEPPATDLITLTRHILSQQYALGESATGDLTMLLIAIQVTSKYIASNVRKARLINLVGLAGASNVQGEDQKKLDVLSNDIMVNALSASGKCSVMVSEEVDEAIIVSGIKGTYCVVFDPLDGSSNIDAGVNVGTIFGVYKVQEGSRGTVEDVLRPGREMVAAGYTMYGSSCNLVLSTGNGVDGFTLDESLGEFILTHPAIKIPSRGKIYSFNEGNSLHFYPPTNDYLNSIKYPENGKPYSARYIGSMVADVHRTLLYGGIFGYPDDKKSKDGKLRMLYEAFPMSFLTEQAGGVATTGSQRILDIVPTSIHGRCPVFLGSKEDVEDLKKFYVNYKDDSRKW
- a CDS encoding expressed protein: METAPLTLKVLHISPLTLIPTSNPDASASIPPIPLPPPPPPAGFNFSPTPNYPPPFGSIPLGSKLDLRVGLENVHRQRYGVHGVRMMVEVQSASGRVRLGEAIHGQISDTSSEQPLQEGQESQLPELKFGEMVELGVESEMKDLGLGVVIVSVAWETLDGRKTFQRFFKFNIITPLGIKTRVQIPSHPNSTLSLSLREQTYLEVFMQNTSLESMLISGISLEPVEGLKVNKIGGSEMDGEELIVGGTRQYLFVVDSSPSNDDEGAKQGKSIFPPTYPAGAVLPLGRLLVEWISGPYHTPGKLLTSMLNRRAPAPRLPSITQPHPTPTRTLSAAPPTPSKGPTALDTGSGTLATPRRGLSPNPDSIPSPRHRPLPSPSPKWAFDLTLNGSRKVPLQSEWYLTLNLAVRSAAPIQDSSEEQAVPTLPRLGIQYLTPVEPPLVDGAQSETDHSRQSQQGNPQMMLSPPSRTSTPASPALSSAGRPLSPFTTTSTASTSIAGISGISRSTTPLRAELKSAVGSMIGPNPFTSAFFKKIQTAPDDDQEEKESRASFPPIASVVPNPDYKPSASLDKSAGPVQIYHIGSSLIFPDFPPLTPKFENLGLQPLSAGGSEKKERESEKVAKKYWETSVQWQWKFVGFEEGLGVLGGARVLISEGEDEGVIGREWECLGDVTVS